A window of Hymenobacter siberiensis genomic DNA:
GGGTCCAACCCTAGCGCGGCGTAACCGCATTTGCCCCGCCGCCGTTGCAGGCCCATCCGCTGTTCTTCACCGGTAAATTCCGCTTTATTTATTCCCATGAATTTTTCGTTTCTTCCTGCCCTGCGCACTGGCGCGCTGCTTTCATTACTGCTGCCGCTGGCCAGCTCTTCCAGCATGACTGACTGGGCGGCCCGCCGCCCGGCCACGGCTTCGGCCCGCGCTATTCCGGCCGCCCGCCCGCTGCAAGGGGCCAAACCCGACCCGGCCGTTATCGCCCAGTTTGGCTTGTATAACAATGCCAAGCTGCAACAGCTCATCACGGCGCGGGGCAAGGCCATGGCGGCCATTTCGGACCGCCCCGGCGACTACGGCTTCACCGTGGTCGATTCGCCCGTCATCAACGCCTTCGCCACACCCGATGGCCACGTGTACTTCACGCGCGGCATCATGGCGTATTTCAATGACGAAGCCCAGTTCTCCGGCGTGCTCGGGCACGAACTCGGCCACATTACCGCCCAGCACGGCAAAAAGCAGCAGACGCGCAGCACCATTGCCGGCATCGGTATGCTGCTGGGCTCGATAGTAGCCCCGCGCGTGATGCAGTCGCTGGGCGGCGTGGCGCAGCAGGTGGTGGGCCTGGGCATGCTGAAATATAGCCGCGACGACGAGAACGAGGCCGACGGGTTGGGCGTGAAGTACTCCACCAAAATCGGCTACGATGCCAGCCACATGGCCGATTTTTTCCAGACCCTGGAGCGCACCGAGGCTCAGAGCGGCAGCAGCATTCCCACCTTCCTCAGCACCCACCCCAACTCGGCCGACCGCTACACCCGCGTGAAGCAGCTGGCCGCCCAGGCCAAGCAGAGCGCCGGCCGCAGCACCTTCGCAGTGAACCGCGACGCTTACCTGCGCTCCATCGAGGGCCTGACTTTTGGCGAAGACCCGCGCCAGGGCTTCGTGGAAAACAGCGTGTTTTACCACCCCGATTTGAAATTCCGCTTCCCCATCCCCTCGGGCTGGAAGTCGCAGAACTCCCCCGATAAATTCCAGATGCAGGAGCCCAATGGCAAAGCCCTGCTCGTATTCCTGGGAGCCGGCGGCTCTTCGCTCGACGAAGCCGGCCAGAGCCTGGCCAAGGCCATTGGCGTAAGCAATGCGCAGGCCCAGAAAACGACCATCAACGGCTTCCCGGCCCTCGTGTTTGAAGGCGACCAACAGGCTTCCGACCAAAACAGTACCTCGGCCCACGTGCTGGCCCAGCTCATTCAAGACGGCAAGAGCATCTACGCATTTGTGGGCCTGGCCGAACCCTCCTCGTTCAGCGCCTATGCGCCGCAGTTTCAGCAGGCCGCCCAAGGCTACGCCCGCCTCACCGAGGCCAGCAAGCTAAACCGCCAGCCCGAGCACATCCACATCCGCACCGCCACCGGCACCCAAACGCTGGCGGCAGCCCTGGCCTCGGCCGGTGTTCCGTCGAGCCGCTACCAGGAGCTGGCCATTGTAAATGGCATGAAAACCACCGATAAGCTGCCCAAGGGCATGCTGTATAAGGT
This region includes:
- a CDS encoding M48 family metalloprotease gives rise to the protein MNFSFLPALRTGALLSLLLPLASSSSMTDWAARRPATASARAIPAARPLQGAKPDPAVIAQFGLYNNAKLQQLITARGKAMAAISDRPGDYGFTVVDSPVINAFATPDGHVYFTRGIMAYFNDEAQFSGVLGHELGHITAQHGKKQQTRSTIAGIGMLLGSIVAPRVMQSLGGVAQQVVGLGMLKYSRDDENEADGLGVKYSTKIGYDASHMADFFQTLERTEAQSGSSIPTFLSTHPNSADRYTRVKQLAAQAKQSAGRSTFAVNRDAYLRSIEGLTFGEDPRQGFVENSVFYHPDLKFRFPIPSGWKSQNSPDKFQMQEPNGKALLVFLGAGGSSLDEAGQSLAKAIGVSNAQAQKTTINGFPALVFEGDQQASDQNSTSAHVLAQLIQDGKSIYAFVGLAEPSSFSAYAPQFQQAAQGYARLTEASKLNRQPEHIHIRTATGTQTLAAALASAGVPSSRYQELAIVNGMKTTDKLPKGMLYKVVGK